CTTGATGGCTTACAAGCAGAGATATCGCCTAAAGAACTATCAAGCTCGAATTGGCAAACAGGGTCTAGTTGTTGTCAAGCCGCATCTTTTGCGTTTTCATGTCCCGGATCGTCGGGCAGAGTATCAGGAACAGTTTGAACGTCGATGGAAAACAGTCGAAGAATTAGCCTTGTAAGCGCCCATTTCCCGCCGAATGTTGTTGGCGGCGCAGAGTTAAATGCGGCGTTTTTGGCCGAACTTCTAACTCGCGAAGGTTGGGACGTAGTCATGCTCACGGGCGCCGCAGTTTTACCGCGCAAGCCACCATATCGAATTATCAGCGTACCCGCTCTGCGGCCACGTCCAAGTTTAATTTATGAACCGTGGTGGGCGCGTCGAACCGCTCAAAAAATTCAACGCTTAATTGGTCATTCAACGCTTGTGCATTCTTTCGATGTGCTCTCGCGCGCCGTGGTGGCGGAAGCGAGTCATCCTAAAAAAGTCACTACTCTGCAAGACATTTCGGCAGTCTGCGGCACAATCAATCGACTCTGGGTTGACGGCCGGATTTGTCCAGGTTGCAATCTTCAAAATTTACGCCATCACTGTTTGACGGTGCAAGGAAAGAAAGGTGTCGCTCGCTGGGCGCGAATCGCGCGGTACTGGAGCGCAACGGTTAGGCCCTATCGCAAAAATCTTCTCGATTCGTATCAAGCGATTACCACTGTTTCGGAGTTTATTAAAACATTTGTCGGAGTTCCGCGCGCTGTTGTCGTTCCCGATCTTTTACATCCGCTCAAACCAACGTGCAAACTGCCGCACACAACCGCGCCAACCATTCTAGTAGTTGGTCGCCTAGCCTTTGATAAAGGCACCGATCTCATTTTAAAAGCCTTAGCCGAATTGCCTGAATTTTTGCTTGAGTTTGTTGGTCGCGGCGACCAAGCGCGCTGGCAAAATTTGACTCACGCACTCAAGATTGCCGATCGAGTCACTTTTCATGAGGCTATTGCGCATGCTGAAATCGGAAGTTGGTATCAGCGCGCGGACGTAGTCGTTCTACCCTCGCGCGCACCTGAAGCCTCGAGTCGCTCACTTCTCGAAGCAATGAGTTGCGGTCGAGCAGTCGTTGCGCCCAACTACGCTGGTCCTAAAGAGCTTATCATCGATGGCTCAACCGGCCGCTTATTTGATCGTGGTGATCCACATGATCTTGCCCGAGTAATCCGTCAGGCATACAGAGAACGCGTTTCGCTCGGCAAACGTGCTCTCGCCGTTAGTTTGAAGTATCATCCCGATAAAGTTTTGCCTCAATATCTCGAACTTTATCGGGAACTTTTACAAGCTTGACAAACTTCTCGTCTACGGAGTAAAGTAAAAATCTGGCGGTGGCGGAAGAGGGTTCCCCCTTACCTCCCGTCCCGCCTTAAAATACGACTCCGAGGGGGTCAATTTAATGTTAAATATCAATAAGTTAGCGGAGGCAAAGATGTTTGCAATCCAACCACTTGGAGATCGCGTTCTCCTTAAACTCCTCCCGGCCGAGGAGACGACGCACAGTGGAATCATTATTCCTGATACCGCCAAAGATAAATCCCAGCAGGCCACCGTTGTTGCTGTCGGACCGGGCAAACGCGACAAAGACGGCAAGCGCATTGAGCTCGACGTTAAAGAAAGCGATGTCGTTTTAATCCCGCAATATGGAGGAGATGAAATTAAATATGAGGGCGAAGAATACAAAATCGTTGGCGCCGATGATATTTTGGCGCGCGTGACAAAAAAGTAAGGAGCACCCATGTCTAAACAAATTCTTTTCGCACAGGACGCTCGAGCGAAGCTCCAACAGGGCATCAACAAACTCGCCGACGTGGTTAAGGTTACTCTCGGACCCAAGGGTCGAAATGTGGCGTACGATAAAGGTTTCGGCGCGCCTGATATTGCCAATGATGGCGTGACAATCGCCAAACAGATCGAGCTTGAGGACCATTTTGAGAACATGGGCGCTCAACTCGTGCGCAAAGTTGCCGAAAAAACGAATGATGTCGCAGGTGACGGCACAACGACAGCAACCATTCTCGCGCAGATTATCATCAATGAAGGCACAAAAAACGTTGCGGCTGGAGCGAATCCCATGGCGATTCGTCGTGGTTTAGAAAAGAGTGTCCAGGCAGTGATAGAGTCGCTTAAAAAACGCAAAAAAGTTGTTTCAGGCAAAGAAGAAATTGCTCAAGTCGCCTCGATCTCGGCCGGCGATCGCGAGATTGGTGAACTGATTGCCGAAGTGATGGACATGGTCGGCAAAGATGGCGTTATTACCGTTGAGGAAAGCAACACTCTTGGTCTTGAAAAAGAAGTTGTCGAGGGCATGCAATTTGATAACGGCTATATCAGCCAGTACATGATGACGGATGCTGGTCGTATGGAAGCGGTTTATGAAGATCCGTATATCTTAATCACTGATAAGAAAATCTCGGCCATTAATGAAATTCTGCCGGCGCTTGAGCGTTTGAGCCAAACTGGTCGCAAGCAACTTGTGATCGTTGCCGAAGATGTTGATGGCGAGGCGTTGGCAACTTTGGTGGTTAATAAATTAAGAGGCGTTTTTCAAACCTTGGCTGTCAAGGCGCCCGGTTTTGGCGATCGACGCAAGGCAATGCTCGCCGATATTGCAATTCTAACTGGCGGCACCGTCATTTCTGAAGAAACAGGCATGAAACTCGAAGACCTAACTCTCGAGCAACTTGGTCGCGCCCGCAAGATCATAGCCGATAAAGAAAAGACGACGATTGTTGATGGCAAGGGCGACACAGTCGCGATCAAGGATCGCGTAAGTCAAATTCGCAAGGAGATTGAGAAGACAAAATCCGATTACGATCGTGAAAAACTCGAAGAGCGTTTAGCAAAGCTCGCTGGCGGGATTGGGGTGGTAAAAATTGGCGCGGCGACCGAAGTTGAGCTCAATGAAAAGAAGCTTCGGATCGAAGATGCGGTCAATGCCACGAAGGCGGCGGTTGAAGAGGGGATAGTGCCAGGCGGCGGTGTTGCTTACGTTGATAGTATTCCCGACCTTGACAAACTCAAGATTATTGACGACGAGGAGCAGGTGGCGCAGAAAATTCTCCGTCGCGCGCTCGAAGAACCAATGCGCCAAATCGCTAAGAATGCTGGCGTTGATGGCTCGGTGGTGATTGAAGAAGTGAAGCGTCGCGAAGCGGGGATGGGGTACAATGCGGTGAG
The Candidatus Berkelbacteria bacterium DNA segment above includes these coding regions:
- a CDS encoding glycosyltransferase family 4 protein; the protein is MENSRRISLVSAHFPPNVVGGAELNAAFLAELLTREGWDVVMLTGAAVLPRKPPYRIISVPALRPRPSLIYEPWWARRTAQKIQRLIGHSTLVHSFDVLSRAVVAEASHPKKVTTLQDISAVCGTINRLWVDGRICPGCNLQNLRHHCLTVQGKKGVARWARIARYWSATVRPYRKNLLDSYQAITTVSEFIKTFVGVPRAVVVPDLLHPLKPTCKLPHTTAPTILVVGRLAFDKGTDLILKALAELPEFLLEFVGRGDQARWQNLTHALKIADRVTFHEAIAHAEIGSWYQRADVVVLPSRAPEASSRSLLEAMSCGRAVVAPNYAGPKELIIDGSTGRLFDRGDPHDLARVIRQAYRERVSLGKRALAVSLKYHPDKVLPQYLELYRELLQA
- the groL gene encoding chaperonin GroEL (60 kDa chaperone family; promotes refolding of misfolded polypeptides especially under stressful conditions; forms two stacked rings of heptamers to form a barrel-shaped 14mer; ends can be capped by GroES; misfolded proteins enter the barrel where they are refolded when GroES binds) translates to MSKQILFAQDARAKLQQGINKLADVVKVTLGPKGRNVAYDKGFGAPDIANDGVTIAKQIELEDHFENMGAQLVRKVAEKTNDVAGDGTTTATILAQIIINEGTKNVAAGANPMAIRRGLEKSVQAVIESLKKRKKVVSGKEEIAQVASISAGDREIGELIAEVMDMVGKDGVITVEESNTLGLEKEVVEGMQFDNGYISQYMMTDAGRMEAVYEDPYILITDKKISAINEILPALERLSQTGRKQLVIVAEDVDGEALATLVVNKLRGVFQTLAVKAPGFGDRRKAMLADIAILTGGTVISEETGMKLEDLTLEQLGRARKIIADKEKTTIVDGKGDTVAIKDRVSQIRKEIEKTKSDYDREKLEERLAKLAGGIGVVKIGAATEVELNEKKLRIEDAVNATKAAVEEGIVPGGGVAYVDSIPDLDKLKIIDDEEQVAQKILRRALEEPMRQIAKNAGVDGSVVIEEVKRREAGMGYNAVSGEYVDMIKEGIIDPLKVTRFALENAASIAGLVLTTEVAVAEKPEEKKEMPPMPDAGMGM
- a CDS encoding co-chaperone GroES produces the protein MFAIQPLGDRVLLKLLPAEETTHSGIIIPDTAKDKSQQATVVAVGPGKRDKDGKRIELDVKESDVVLIPQYGGDEIKYEGEEYKIVGADDILARVTKK